A single window of Pieris napi chromosome 8, ilPieNapi1.2, whole genome shotgun sequence DNA harbors:
- the LOC125051656 gene encoding uncharacterized protein LOC125051656, whose translation MELTQRLESTQQTFGNTSEIRCPEQIGFLGICGTKYPVVKGPNKIGRDPQTCNIVLNLNSISRQHAVLNVLNKNNFMLMDLDSANKTKVQDKSLDPYIPQVLQNGDTVQFGQVFGIFRLLEEETDLPMTQALEIPETPVVKKHLSKINHTAIIPESPEVSDKDDSFITPSQPQTVSKHSNNNFAKPSGKPAFNQPGGLHGTENINWNTSKKSKSFQFDTGLKNVQIVSVKSEETINQKGFHELHTQFTDKSIDNHEINLSIYEANTQLPHENKLNYSSLTNETKAINGHKDIHDLDTQIPDNCNDPYEYNASVLKANSKIPDDFYDMETQVHVEDELPNVWTKETSVNKELDINKDISIFDAETQQFFKEPNPKNQTVNEKCRSHEASDDIILFDEISSQSMEDNLDSQAILPSSPNTNLNANNLSNSNVLDENIIKSNSPEKVPNINDCDDFDNLPTQIITTKSPERNGDHIDDVDILPTQIIVIENKTTNVNPQGISNLTDADEDITDCEDNLDHESTKDKDTKFEDLQTQIISEDLENGKPSDASNCNFEDMLTQVIVPEEDTTLKCKVLKQITTFNNNFKVPKPTPRKAKRQMNLTEYLNKPNALKNKPGISEDDDPNYYAATQDIIGDLCTQTDPKNNTKDLDDSGGENKINEMVSLLSSQEVRDIVGVEKNSKLKRFPSDSSDCETTPSKPFKFMCTDLPNSQEIKTSITAQSKTITDVLSDSESEKESEEGTPILFKKKKKVSEVKLDLLRKFDADELPTRISMRVKKAPKKFSNNSISVNETILKSHYILDQEENIDADIVTANILRLKSEKTRKSADASKPEPEEIPKREKRITRIKTEEPTTSKETKTKRTSKSKDDKVSEKIKVKIVKPTKRGRPRKDKAEEKPETIDDGGSITRQPRSESKVNPKGILKRRSSYNDISNEVETEPIRRSLRRKCTKDGDESDVYSSSNNSPALKRNAIANVELPAKKYRPATSLGLVTNLRATSARKQKTHYVLFTAFPANEVKSQLERLGAVLVTDVKACTVVLTLQIKRTFKLLCAVGLGKPVVGRQWVQACIDNNVLVEPWYYLIQDEVSEKRFNFNLKRTLNSRRNFLKGLYISATPSVMPNAQEMKLIVECSGGKWKEALEAPKSKWLVVSTPVDKALWPAIKKKGGIIVSNELVLDGVLKQKLEIEQNRLD comes from the exons ATGGAGCTGACTCAACGGTTGGAGAGTACACAACAAACttttggaaatacttctgaAATACGTTGTCCTGAGCag attGGTTTCCTAGGAATATGTGGAACTAAGTATCCAGTTGTGAAAGGGCCAAACAAAATAGGTAGAGATCCCCAAACATGCAATATTGTTCTAAATCTAAAT tcCATATCCCGTCAACATGCTGTGctcaatgttttaaataaaaataatttcatgcTGATGGACCTCGATTcagcaaataaaacaaaagtgcaagat aaatcattgGATCCTTACATTCCCCAAGTGTTACAAAATGGAGATACTGTTCAGTTCGGTCAAGTATTTGGAATATTTAGATTGCTGGAAGAAGAAACTGATCTGCCAATGACACAAGCTTTAGAAATCCCTGAAACTCCtgttgtgaaaaagcatttgTCCAAAATAAACCACACTGCTATAATACCTGAATCGCCAGAAGTCAGTGATAag GACGACTCTTTTATTACTCCATCGCAACCACAAACAGTTAGTAAAcactcaaataataattttgctaAGCCATCTGGAAAACCAGCTTTCAATCAACCAGGCGGTCTACATGgtacagaaaatattaattggaaTACTTCAAagaaatcaaaatcatttcaaTTTGATACTGGTCTTAAAAATGTACAAATTGTTTCTGTTAAATCAGAAGAAACCATCAACCAAAAAGGATTTCACGAATTGCATACTCAATTTACTGATAAAAGTATTGACAATCATGAAATCAATTTGTCTATTTATGAAGCTAATACACAATTACCTCATGAAAATAAACTGAACTATTCTAGTCTTACAAATGAAACAAAGGCCATAAATGGTCACAAAGATATTCATGATTTAGATACGCAAATTCCTGATAACTGTAATGACCCCTATGAATACAATGCCTCTGTTTTAAAAGCAAACTCGAAAATACCTGATGATTTTTACGACATGGAGACCCAAGTTCATGTTGAAGACGAATTACCAAATGTTTGGACAAAGGAGACATCAGTAAATAAGGAACTTGATATAAACAAAGATATTAGTATATTTGATGCAGAAACgcagcaattttttaaagaaccaaatccaaaaaaccaaactgtaaatgaaaaatgtaGAAGTCATGAAGCCTCTGATGATATAATCCTTTTTGATGAAATTAGTAGCCAGTCCATGGAAGATAATTTGGATTCACAAGCTATTTTGCCATCTAGTCCAAATACGAACTTAAATGCTAATAACTTAAGTAATTCTAATGTACTTGATGAGAACATTATTAAGTCAAACAGTCCAGAAAAGGTGCCGAATATTAATGATTGCGATGATTTTGATAATTTGCCGACACAAATTATTACGACTAAATCTCCCGAAAGAAATGGGGACCACATTGATGATGTGGATATTTTACCAactcaaataattgtaatagaaaacaaaacaactAACGTAAATCCCCAAGGAATTTCTAACTTAACAGATGCAGACGAAGATATAACCGACTGTGAAGATAATTTAGATCACGAGTCTACAAAAGATAAAGACACAAAATTCGAAGATTTacaaacacaaataatatCAGAGGATCTAGAAAATGGAAAACCCAGTGATGCTTCAAACTGTAATTTTGAAGACATGTTAACACAG GTGATAGTACCAGAAGAAGATACAACACTCAAATGCAAAGTCTTAAAGCAAATTACAACTTTTAACAATAACTTCAAAGTACCAAAACCTACCCCACGAAAAGCTAAAAGACAAATGAACCTaacagaatatttaaataaaccaaaTGCTCTCAAAAACAAACCTGGGATTTCTGAAGACGATGACCCGAACTATTACGCAGCTACACAAGATATTATTGGAGATTTATGTACACAGACAGATCCAAAAAACAATACTAAAGACTTAGATGATTCAGGTggtgaaaataaaatcaatgaaatGGTTTCTCTTTTATCCAGTCAAGAAGTAAGAGATATTGTCGGTgttgaaaaaaattcaaagcTTAAAAGATTTCCCAGTGACAGTTCAGATTGTGAAACTACACCCTCTAaaccatttaaatttatgtgtaCTGATTTACCAAATagtcaagaaataaaaactagtaTTACCGCTCAAAGCAAGACCATCACAGATGTATTAAGTGATTCTGAATCCGAAAAAGAGTCTGAAGAAGGCACGCCAATACTgtttaaaaagaagaagaaagtcAGCGAAGTTAAGCTAGACTTATTGCGGAAGTTCGATGCAGACGAGTTGCCTACCAGAATTTCTATGAGAGTAAAAAAAGCACCTAAAAAATTCTCGAACAATTCTATAAGTGTTAATGAAACTATACTGAAGTCGCATTATATTCTAGATCAAGAGGAAAACATTGATGCAGACATAGTTACTGCAAATATCTTGCGCCTTAAAAGTGAAAAGACAAGAAAGTCAGCAGATGCTTCCAAACCAGAACCAGAAGAAATTCCCAAACGAGAAAAAAGGATAACAAGAATCAAAACCGAAGAACCGACTACCTCAAAGGAAACTAAAACAAAGAGAACTTCAAAATCTAAAGATGACAAAGTTAGTGAGAAAATTAAAGTCAAAATAGTTAAACCTACAAAGCGCGGACGACCAAGAAAAGATAAGGCAGAAGAAAAACCAGAGACAATAGACGATGGTGGCTCTATTACACGACAACCGAGAAGTGAGTCCAAAGTAAATCCTAAAGGGATACTTAAGAGACGTAGTTCATACAATGATATATCCAATGAAGTAGAAACCGAACCGATCAGAAGAAGTCTAAGGCGAAAATGTACGAAGGATGGCGACGAGAGCGACGTTTATAGTTCGTCGAATAATTCGCCTGCACTTAAAAGAAATGCGATTGCTAATGTTGAACTACCCGCTAAAAAATATAGGCCGGCAACCTCACTTGGGCTGGTCACAAATTTGAGAGCAACCTCAGCGAGAAAACAGAAAACCCACTATGTACTGTTCACTGCTTTTCCCGCTAATGAAGTGAAAAGCCAATTGGAGAGATTAG GCGCAGTCCTTGTTACTGACGTAAAAGCATGTACAGTAGTGTTGACACTACAGATAAAACGGACATTTAAACTTCTATGTGCGGTGGGGCTTGGGAAGCCTGTAGTTGGACGGCAGTGGGTTCAAGCCTGCATCGATAACAACGTTCTTGTTG AGCCATGGTACTACTTGATCCAAGATGAAGTGTCCGAAAAAAGGTTCAATTTCAACCTGAAGCGAACGTTGAATAGCAGAAGAAACTTTCTCAAGGGCCTATACATCTCTGCCACACCTAGTGTTATGCCTAACGCCCAAGAGATGAAAT TGATCGTAGAGTGTTCGGGGGGCAAGTGGAAAGAAGCTTTAGAAGCTCCCAAATCAAAATGGCTTGTTGTATCGACACCCGTTGATAAAGCATTGTGGCCCGCTATTAAGAAGAAAGGTGGTATTATCGTTTCCAACGAATTGGTCCTCGATGGAGTTTTAAAACAGAAATTAGAAATTGAACAGAATAGATTGGATTAA
- the LOC125051639 gene encoding uncharacterized protein LOC125051639 isoform X2, translated as MPKEEGRKESSEGEDIPSDFFDDFCKDDFMEVIDSWNDDTKDSRPTINEKALDNVDDLRELIPNQNRKNSRSKQHSPHETEYEEERLNEYIRPGSRRDPNKTKQAIKRDKEVKVKELLAKHLESMDDIRPPGTELDDYFDESRNSEKKKFVEEVTRRHMSEKRPRSPSPMKHAVERRKDSPRNRRESPLRKRRDSPFRHRRDSPLKFRRISPRHNRDSPVRIRRDWSPKRREIRGFRYRGHSRLSPSYISRRPHVLHRSPRRSPKRYQSPDLRRERPSRSPYKRYKSRSISQSRREEIKDHDDQYLYAASQYVQNTGTSYQRPPESFAAYTEPYYPPEAVPQPVPAPTNSMPAPNMVPAPFQMSSGNLQNLDINLTTQCDALAKLVADGKLSHEDYLKLAPIKVLNRCRIAMETLCKLGLPNRLLMNTRIKPQKEEKLTTQCPVKKFCSPLKRQGAVEYHFSKSSQSLMVQRNKEIIDSIISALSLEKIVAKPKKVRKDMRDASVQTTLPVCDVCDIRESTKFSDMSTSINPEYFSSSVHTQVIEEDLYSSKSMFNPSGSSSSGPPISIAHLTPAQLVSQLAARAKTLKHTDTSHSAPRRNFDDYHRGGNQYQNSNYNNYRY; from the exons ATGCCCAAAGAAGAGGGAAGAAAAGAATCTTCTGAGGGGGAAGATATTCCCAGTGACTTTTTTGATGACTTTTGCAAAGATGATTTTATGGAAGTTATTGATAGTTGGAATGATGATACTAAGGATTCCCGACCAACAATCAATGAAAAGGCTCTTGACAATGTTGATGATTTACGAGAGCTGATACCAAACCAAAACAGGAAAAACTCACGCAGCAAACAACACAGTCCACATGAAACAGAGTATGAAGAAGAACGTTTGAATGAATACATACGCCCTGGAAGTCGTCGGGATCCTAATAAGACAAAACAAGCAATAAAGAGAGACAAGGAAGTTAAAGTTAAAGAACTTCTTGCGAAACATCTAGAATCCATGGATGATATAAGACCACCAGGGACTGAATTGGATGATTATTTTGATGAAAGCAGAAACAGCGAAAAAAAGAAATTCGTTGAAGAAGTAACCAGGAGACATATGAGTGAGAAACGACCCCGGTCACCATCCCCCATGAAGCATGCAGTGGAAAGAAGAAAAGACTCGCCAAGGAATCGTCGCGAATCACCTTTAAGAAAACGTAGAGATTCACCATTCAGGCATCGTAGGGACTCGCCGCTAAAATTTCGTCGAATATCACCAAGACACAATCGTGATTCACCAGTGCGGATTCGACGTGACTGGTCGCCAAAACGCCGAGAAATACGAGGATTTCGATACCGCGGACACAGTCGTCTCAGCCCTAGTTACATTTCGCGCCGACCTCATGTTTTACATCGGAGCCCACGACGAAGCCCAAAGAGATATCAGAGTCCAGATTTAAGGCGGGAACGCCCATCAAGATCACCATACAAGCGTTATAAATCGCGTTCTATTTCACAGTCCCGAAGAGAAGAGATTAAGGATCATGATGATCAATATTTATATGCTGCATCGCAATATGTGCAAAATACTGGAACGTCATATCAGCGGCCTCCAGAAAGTTTTGCTGCATACACAGAACCATACTACCCTCCTGAAGCCGTGCCACAACCAGTTCCTGCTCCAACCAACTCTATGCCAGCACCTAATATGGTTCCTGCACCTTTTCAAATGTCATCTGGTAACTTACAAAATCTGGACATAAATTTAACTACACAGTGTGATGCTTTGGCTAAG TTGGTTGCTGATGGAAAACTTTCACATgaagattatttaaaactagcaCCAATTAAag TGCTGAATCGCTGTAGGATAGCAATGGAAACTCTTTGTAAATTGGGACTGCCAAATCGTTTGCTCATGAACACTAGGATCAAACCTCAAAAGGAGGAGAAGCTGACAACACAATGTCCTGTCAAGAAGTTTTGCTCCCCTCTCAAAAGGCAGGGTGCAGTCGAGTATCATTTCTCCAAAAGTAGTCAATCATTGATGGTTCAACGCAACAAGGAGATCATAGATTCAATCATCTCAGCATTATCTTTGGAAAAGATTGTTGCAAAGCCAAAGAAGGTGCGGAAAGACATGAGGGATGCTTCAGTACAGACAACATTGCCTGTTTGTGATGTGTGTGATATTCGTGAATCAACCAAGTTTAGTGATATGAGTACATCAATAAATCCTGAATATTTTTCATCCTCGGTACACACTCAAGTGATTGAAGAAGACTTGTATAGCTCCAAATCAATGTTCAACCCAAGTGGCAGCAGCAGCAGCGGCCCGCCAATCTCCATAGCTCATCTGACACCTGCGCAACTTGTCTCCCAGCTAGCAGCAAGAGCCAAGACCTTGAAGCATACAGACACTTCACATTCAGCTCCTAGAAGAAATTTTGATGATTACCATAGAGGTGGTAATCAATATCAAAATtcaaactataataattatcgatattaa
- the LOC125051639 gene encoding uncharacterized protein LOC125051639 isoform X3 has product MPKEEGRKESSEGEDIPSDFFDDFCKDDFMEVIDSWNDDTKDSRPTINEKALDNVDDLRELIPNQNRKNSRSKQHSPHETEYEEERLNEYIRPGSRRDPNKTKQAIKRDKEVKVKELLAKHLESMDDIRPPGTELDDYFDESRNSEKKKFVEEVTRRHMSEKRPRSPSPMKHAVERRKDSPRNRRESPLRKRRDSPFRHRRDSPLKFRRISPRHNRDSPVRIRRDWSPKRREIRGFRYRGHSRLSPSYISRRPHVLHRSPRRSPKRYQSPDLRRERPSRSPYKRYKSRSISQSRREEIKDHDDQYLYAASQYVQNTGTSYQRPPESFAAYTEPYYPPEAVPQPVPAPTNSMPAPNMVPAPFQMSSGNLQNLDINLTTQCDALAKLVADGKLSHEDYLKLAPIKGATPNMDPKERVAGGFYLIFLLCVFCPVF; this is encoded by the exons ATGCCCAAAGAAGAGGGAAGAAAAGAATCTTCTGAGGGGGAAGATATTCCCAGTGACTTTTTTGATGACTTTTGCAAAGATGATTTTATGGAAGTTATTGATAGTTGGAATGATGATACTAAGGATTCCCGACCAACAATCAATGAAAAGGCTCTTGACAATGTTGATGATTTACGAGAGCTGATACCAAACCAAAACAGGAAAAACTCACGCAGCAAACAACACAGTCCACATGAAACAGAGTATGAAGAAGAACGTTTGAATGAATACATACGCCCTGGAAGTCGTCGGGATCCTAATAAGACAAAACAAGCAATAAAGAGAGACAAGGAAGTTAAAGTTAAAGAACTTCTTGCGAAACATCTAGAATCCATGGATGATATAAGACCACCAGGGACTGAATTGGATGATTATTTTGATGAAAGCAGAAACAGCGAAAAAAAGAAATTCGTTGAAGAAGTAACCAGGAGACATATGAGTGAGAAACGACCCCGGTCACCATCCCCCATGAAGCATGCAGTGGAAAGAAGAAAAGACTCGCCAAGGAATCGTCGCGAATCACCTTTAAGAAAACGTAGAGATTCACCATTCAGGCATCGTAGGGACTCGCCGCTAAAATTTCGTCGAATATCACCAAGACACAATCGTGATTCACCAGTGCGGATTCGACGTGACTGGTCGCCAAAACGCCGAGAAATACGAGGATTTCGATACCGCGGACACAGTCGTCTCAGCCCTAGTTACATTTCGCGCCGACCTCATGTTTTACATCGGAGCCCACGACGAAGCCCAAAGAGATATCAGAGTCCAGATTTAAGGCGGGAACGCCCATCAAGATCACCATACAAGCGTTATAAATCGCGTTCTATTTCACAGTCCCGAAGAGAAGAGATTAAGGATCATGATGATCAATATTTATATGCTGCATCGCAATATGTGCAAAATACTGGAACGTCATATCAGCGGCCTCCAGAAAGTTTTGCTGCATACACAGAACCATACTACCCTCCTGAAGCCGTGCCACAACCAGTTCCTGCTCCAACCAACTCTATGCCAGCACCTAATATGGTTCCTGCACCTTTTCAAATGTCATCTGGTAACTTACAAAATCTGGACATAAATTTAACTACACAGTGTGATGCTTTGGCTAAG TTGGTTGCTGATGGAAAACTTTCACATgaagattatttaaaactagcaCCAATTAAag GTGCTACACCTAACATGGATCCTAAAGAAAGAGTTGCTGGTGGGTTTTACTTGATTTTTCTATTATGTGTATTCTGTCCtgttttttga
- the LOC125051639 gene encoding uncharacterized protein LOC125051639 isoform X1, giving the protein MPKEEGRKESSEGEDIPSDFFDDFCKDDFMEVIDSWNDDTKDSRPTINEKALDNVDDLRELIPNQNRKNSRSKQHSPHETEYEEERLNEYIRPGSRRDPNKTKQAIKRDKEVKVKELLAKHLESMDDIRPPGTELDDYFDESRNSEKKKFVEEVTRRHMSEKRPRSPSPMKHAVERRKDSPRNRRESPLRKRRDSPFRHRRDSPLKFRRISPRHNRDSPVRIRRDWSPKRREIRGFRYRGHSRLSPSYISRRPHVLHRSPRRSPKRYQSPDLRRERPSRSPYKRYKSRSISQSRREEIKDHDDQYLYAASQYVQNTGTSYQRPPESFAAYTEPYYPPEAVPQPVPAPTNSMPAPNMVPAPFQMSSGNLQNLDINLTTQCDALAKLVADGKLSHEDYLKLAPIKGATPNMDPKERVAVLNRCRIAMETLCKLGLPNRLLMNTRIKPQKEEKLTTQCPVKKFCSPLKRQGAVEYHFSKSSQSLMVQRNKEIIDSIISALSLEKIVAKPKKVRKDMRDASVQTTLPVCDVCDIRESTKFSDMSTSINPEYFSSSVHTQVIEEDLYSSKSMFNPSGSSSSGPPISIAHLTPAQLVSQLAARAKTLKHTDTSHSAPRRNFDDYHRGGNQYQNSNYNNYRY; this is encoded by the exons ATGCCCAAAGAAGAGGGAAGAAAAGAATCTTCTGAGGGGGAAGATATTCCCAGTGACTTTTTTGATGACTTTTGCAAAGATGATTTTATGGAAGTTATTGATAGTTGGAATGATGATACTAAGGATTCCCGACCAACAATCAATGAAAAGGCTCTTGACAATGTTGATGATTTACGAGAGCTGATACCAAACCAAAACAGGAAAAACTCACGCAGCAAACAACACAGTCCACATGAAACAGAGTATGAAGAAGAACGTTTGAATGAATACATACGCCCTGGAAGTCGTCGGGATCCTAATAAGACAAAACAAGCAATAAAGAGAGACAAGGAAGTTAAAGTTAAAGAACTTCTTGCGAAACATCTAGAATCCATGGATGATATAAGACCACCAGGGACTGAATTGGATGATTATTTTGATGAAAGCAGAAACAGCGAAAAAAAGAAATTCGTTGAAGAAGTAACCAGGAGACATATGAGTGAGAAACGACCCCGGTCACCATCCCCCATGAAGCATGCAGTGGAAAGAAGAAAAGACTCGCCAAGGAATCGTCGCGAATCACCTTTAAGAAAACGTAGAGATTCACCATTCAGGCATCGTAGGGACTCGCCGCTAAAATTTCGTCGAATATCACCAAGACACAATCGTGATTCACCAGTGCGGATTCGACGTGACTGGTCGCCAAAACGCCGAGAAATACGAGGATTTCGATACCGCGGACACAGTCGTCTCAGCCCTAGTTACATTTCGCGCCGACCTCATGTTTTACATCGGAGCCCACGACGAAGCCCAAAGAGATATCAGAGTCCAGATTTAAGGCGGGAACGCCCATCAAGATCACCATACAAGCGTTATAAATCGCGTTCTATTTCACAGTCCCGAAGAGAAGAGATTAAGGATCATGATGATCAATATTTATATGCTGCATCGCAATATGTGCAAAATACTGGAACGTCATATCAGCGGCCTCCAGAAAGTTTTGCTGCATACACAGAACCATACTACCCTCCTGAAGCCGTGCCACAACCAGTTCCTGCTCCAACCAACTCTATGCCAGCACCTAATATGGTTCCTGCACCTTTTCAAATGTCATCTGGTAACTTACAAAATCTGGACATAAATTTAACTACACAGTGTGATGCTTTGGCTAAG TTGGTTGCTGATGGAAAACTTTCACATgaagattatttaaaactagcaCCAATTAAag GTGCTACACCTAACATGGATCCTAAAGAAAGAGTTGCTG TGCTGAATCGCTGTAGGATAGCAATGGAAACTCTTTGTAAATTGGGACTGCCAAATCGTTTGCTCATGAACACTAGGATCAAACCTCAAAAGGAGGAGAAGCTGACAACACAATGTCCTGTCAAGAAGTTTTGCTCCCCTCTCAAAAGGCAGGGTGCAGTCGAGTATCATTTCTCCAAAAGTAGTCAATCATTGATGGTTCAACGCAACAAGGAGATCATAGATTCAATCATCTCAGCATTATCTTTGGAAAAGATTGTTGCAAAGCCAAAGAAGGTGCGGAAAGACATGAGGGATGCTTCAGTACAGACAACATTGCCTGTTTGTGATGTGTGTGATATTCGTGAATCAACCAAGTTTAGTGATATGAGTACATCAATAAATCCTGAATATTTTTCATCCTCGGTACACACTCAAGTGATTGAAGAAGACTTGTATAGCTCCAAATCAATGTTCAACCCAAGTGGCAGCAGCAGCAGCGGCCCGCCAATCTCCATAGCTCATCTGACACCTGCGCAACTTGTCTCCCAGCTAGCAGCAAGAGCCAAGACCTTGAAGCATACAGACACTTCACATTCAGCTCCTAGAAGAAATTTTGATGATTACCATAGAGGTGGTAATCAATATCAAAATtcaaactataataattatcgatattaa
- the LOC125051653 gene encoding uncharacterized protein LOC125051653, whose amino-acid sequence MPEDTKTQGKNKNGPKEQRKRRGRQSGPEIKQEKVSETAKPSTKALEKSEKPTYVPPPPEFYKNLKKETDEILKITEEENSKYKKKEILSNWAKYEMPIESYEEIDEQENLGADYETLANTPLSIGGHFQFKHEKSWDENSGPSPYDKYFDINMENLYTALSSIPFFERNDIDQSIFSETDIQNMTHRAMKFKQKYYNDKKYMTPEMEAQEIILNKLAIHDDTKYVEATNNKEIDVLPDINSENKEVGIIDNSDNIEIQEPNTILQSEDDINEPSEITEPQIWKEKDNLKHVLDMEDNKVPIENNIEVEQLFESKVTALKPKNPVIESPEDLEKWLDDFLDG is encoded by the exons atgccGGAAGATACAAAGACGCA gggtaaaaataaaaatggtccAAAAGAGCAACGTAAACGTCGAGGCCGACAATCTGGTCCTGAAATAAAGCAAGAAAAAGTATCTGAGACAGCAAAACCTTCAACTAAAG CTCTGGAGAAATCTGAAAAGCCTACATATGTACCACCGCCTCCAGAATTTTATAAGaatctaaaaaaagaaactgaTGAAATACTCAAAATTACGGAGGAAGAAAACTCAAAgtataaaaagaaagaaatactGAGTAATTGGGCTAAGTATGAGATGCCCATAGAGAGTTATGAAGAAATTGATGAACAAGAGAATTTGGGTGCTGATTATgaa acCTTAGCCAACACGCCATTGTCTATTGGAGgtcattttcaatttaaacatGAAAAATCATGGGATGAAAACAGTGGACCATCTCCTTATGATAAGTATTTTGATATCAATATGGAGAACTTATATACAGCCCTATCAAGCATACCATTTTTTGAAAGAAATGATATAGATCAATCTATCTTTAGTGAAACAGACATTCAAAATATGACCCATCGTGCAATGAAGTTTAAACAAAAGTACTACAATGATAAGAAATATATGACACCAGAGATGGAGGCTCaagaaataatactaaataaattggCTATACATGATGACACTAAGTATGTAGAGGcaactaataataaagaaattgatGTTCTACCTGATATTAATTCAGAAAATAAAGAAGTTGGTATTATAGATAATTCTGATAACATTGAAATACAAGAACCTAATACTATATTACAAAGTGAAGATGATATCAATGAACCTAGTGAAATTACTGAACCACAAATTTGGAAAGAAAAAGACAATTTGAAACATGTATTAGATATGGAAGATAATAAAGTACcaattgaaaacaatataGAGGTTGAACAGTTGTTTGAAAGTAAag TCACTGCTTTGAAACCAAAGAATCCTGTCATAGAATCGCCTGAAGATCTTGAAAAATGGCTTGATGACTTCTTAGATGGATAA